A single region of the Streptococcus sanguinis genome encodes:
- the hemC gene encoding hydroxymethylbilane synthase encodes MKVIKVGTRKSKLAMTQTQQLVDQLKKLHPERDFVLVPYTTKGDRLTHVSLQEIGGKGVFVKEIERALLAGEIDMAVHSLKDMPAKLAEGCALGAISRREDVRDCLIFRQAGQTLADLPKGALIGTSSIRRQVQLQAQRPDLAFKPLRGNIDTRIKKLEEGEYDAIVLAMAGLKRLGWLDQSRLYIQPLETSLCLPAISQGALAVECREEDEELRSLLATVQDEKTAAEVAVERAVLAQMNADCTFPIAAFVQKNGQDYQLEAMLAKEDGQCVFVSLQGQDGQQLAEQAVRQLADKGAVGMPWLKK; translated from the coding sequence ATGAAGGTCATTAAGGTAGGAACCCGCAAGAGTAAGCTGGCCATGACCCAGACCCAACAGTTAGTGGACCAGCTCAAGAAGCTCCATCCAGAGCGGGACTTTGTCCTCGTTCCCTATACGACAAAAGGAGATCGTCTAACACATGTCAGCCTCCAGGAAATTGGTGGCAAGGGAGTCTTTGTCAAGGAAATCGAGCGAGCCCTCTTGGCTGGTGAGATTGATATGGCAGTCCATAGTCTCAAGGACATGCCGGCCAAGCTAGCTGAGGGCTGTGCGCTCGGTGCGATTAGTCGGCGAGAAGATGTTCGGGACTGCTTGATTTTCCGTCAAGCTGGCCAGACGCTGGCGGACCTGCCTAAGGGCGCTCTTATAGGAACCAGCAGCATTCGCCGGCAGGTTCAGTTGCAGGCTCAGAGACCGGATTTGGCATTCAAGCCACTGCGGGGCAACATTGATACACGTATCAAGAAGCTGGAAGAAGGCGAGTACGACGCAATTGTCTTGGCTATGGCTGGACTTAAACGTTTGGGCTGGCTGGACCAAAGCCGTCTTTACATTCAGCCTTTAGAGACCAGTCTTTGTCTGCCGGCTATTTCTCAGGGCGCTTTGGCAGTGGAATGCCGGGAAGAGGATGAGGAACTGCGGAGTCTCTTGGCAACTGTTCAGGATGAGAAGACAGCTGCTGAAGTAGCAGTTGAGCGGGCAGTTTTGGCTCAGATGAATGCAGACTGTACCTTCCCTATCGCTGCTTTTGTCCAGAAAAACGGTCAGGACTACCAATTAGAGGCCATGTTGGCCAAGGAGGACGGCCAATGTGTCTTTGTCAGCCTTCAAGGGCAGGATGGCCAGCAATTGGCAGAGCAGGCTGTGCGTCAGTTAGCCGATAAGGGAGCAGTGGGAATGCCATGGTTAAAAAAATAA
- a CDS encoding bifunctional precorrin-2 dehydrogenase/sirohydrochlorin ferrochelatase has protein sequence MYPVMINIREKKVVVVGGGKVAARKIKTLLAEQAAVTVVSPTLHADIPQAEIQWLARPYQTGDLEGAKLVFACTDQAEVNRQIMEDAAPSQLVNNTGDKTFSDFYNVAIARKKDVSVMISTNGLSPSRSKEIRKKIEAILDQL, from the coding sequence ATGTATCCAGTCATGATTAATATCAGAGAGAAGAAAGTCGTGGTAGTGGGAGGCGGCAAGGTCGCAGCGCGGAAGATTAAGACCCTGCTGGCTGAGCAAGCTGCTGTGACAGTAGTCAGTCCGACTCTGCATGCTGATATTCCACAGGCGGAGATCCAGTGGCTAGCTAGACCCTACCAGACAGGCGATTTGGAAGGCGCAAAGCTAGTCTTTGCCTGTACAGATCAGGCGGAAGTTAACCGTCAGATTATGGAGGATGCTGCACCCAGTCAGCTGGTAAACAATACGGGCGACAAGACCTTTTCTGACTTCTACAATGTAGCCATTGCGCGAAAGAAGGATGTGTCTGTCATGATCTCGACCAACGGTCTCTCGCCTAGTCGCTCCAAGGAGATTCGCAAGAAGATAGAAGCAATTTTAGACCAACTTTAA
- a CDS encoding energy-coupling factor ABC transporter permease, whose translation MKLLKNKKVTFVALLAILAVLSTQSVSAMHIMEGYLPLFWCIFWFAVFLPFFIVGLMRIKKIVAEDPNSKTMLALSGAFIFILSSLKIPSVTGSSSHPTGVGLGTAMFGPSVISVLGTICLLFQALLLAHGGLTTLGANAFSMAVVGPFVGYFVYKFAKSIKLSTPVSIFICAVIADLATYATTSIQLGLVFPDANSGFVGSALKFMGVFLTTQIPIAIVEGLLTVVLYNLISENVKERAGLFK comes from the coding sequence ATGAAACTATTAAAAAATAAAAAAGTAACTTTTGTTGCCTTGCTGGCTATTTTGGCGGTACTGAGTACCCAGTCTGTGTCAGCTATGCATATCATGGAAGGCTATCTTCCACTCTTTTGGTGTATCTTCTGGTTCGCCGTATTCCTGCCTTTCTTTATAGTAGGATTGATGCGCATCAAGAAAATCGTTGCAGAGGATCCAAATTCCAAGACTATGTTGGCCTTGTCCGGTGCCTTTATCTTCATCCTGTCTTCTTTGAAGATTCCGTCTGTTACAGGATCTAGTTCGCATCCGACTGGGGTTGGTCTGGGGACAGCTATGTTTGGCCCGTCCGTTATCAGCGTTTTGGGAACCATCTGCTTGCTCTTCCAAGCCCTTCTCTTGGCTCACGGCGGCTTGACAACTTTGGGTGCCAATGCATTCTCAATGGCAGTGGTTGGTCCATTTGTTGGTTATTTCGTCTACAAGTTTGCTAAATCTATCAAGCTTTCTACACCGGTTTCAATCTTTATCTGTGCTGTGATTGCGGACTTGGCGACTTATGCGACAACTTCTATCCAGCTCGGTTTGGTCTTCCCTGATGCTAACAGTGGCTTTGTTGGTTCTGCACTGAAATTCATGGGTGTCTTCTTGACTACTCAAATCCCAATCGCTATCGTAGAAGGATTGCTGACAGTTGTCCTCTATAACTTAATCTCAGAAAATGTCAAAGAAAGAGCAGGTCTGTTCAAATGA
- a CDS encoding sirohydrochlorin cobaltochelatase, with amino-acid sequence MSKAIVVVSFGTTYPETRRKTIEACEQAIQEHFPAYPVHRAFTSNVVRRRIKKQEGLDIPTVKEVLEQLLKAGTEEVYIQPLHVILGSEYEKILTQVKEFESAFKKLVVAKPLLNSQEDYEAVKDILLERYGHEGQDAATVLMGHGSQHYAFTAYAALDHMLKGSSVYVGCVESYPPVELIEQELKKEGVREVHLAPFMLVAGDHATNDMSSDEEGSWYHFFKERGYEVKAHLVGLGEYPEVQQLYIQHLEEIIE; translated from the coding sequence ATGAGTAAAGCTATAGTAGTAGTCAGTTTCGGAACGACCTATCCCGAGACCAGACGCAAAACAATTGAGGCTTGTGAGCAGGCTATTCAGGAACATTTTCCAGCCTATCCGGTCCACCGAGCTTTTACATCCAATGTCGTTAGACGGCGGATTAAGAAGCAAGAAGGGCTGGATATCCCTACGGTCAAAGAGGTTTTGGAGCAGCTCTTGAAAGCGGGAACTGAAGAGGTCTATATCCAGCCTCTCCATGTCATTTTGGGCAGCGAGTATGAAAAGATTCTCACCCAAGTCAAAGAGTTTGAATCAGCTTTTAAAAAACTGGTCGTTGCCAAGCCTCTACTCAACAGTCAAGAAGACTATGAGGCTGTCAAGGATATTCTGCTGGAACGGTATGGCCATGAGGGTCAGGATGCAGCAACAGTTCTGATGGGCCACGGCAGCCAGCATTATGCTTTTACAGCTTATGCGGCCTTGGATCATATGCTGAAGGGAAGCTCAGTCTATGTCGGCTGTGTAGAGAGCTATCCTCCAGTTGAGCTGATTGAGCAGGAACTGAAGAAAGAGGGCGTCCGAGAAGTGCATCTGGCACCTTTCATGCTGGTAGCGGGTGACCATGCGACCAATGATATGAGCTCAGATGAGGAAGGTTCTTGGTATCACTTCTTCAAGGAGCGGGGATATGAGGTCAAGGCCCATCTAGTTGGTCTGGGTGAATACCCTGAGGTTCAGCAGCTCTACATCCAGCATTTAGAAGAAATCATCGAATAG
- a CDS encoding energy-coupling factor ABC transporter ATP-binding protein: protein MLQVKNISFSYDENPTLHDISMDFEEGRITGILGVNGSGKSTIMKIITRLLQPQKGSVLYDGQPVGDSKKALFQYRQHVNMVFQNPEQQLFYTIVKDDIGMALENLGYEEDEITSRVATALEMMDISHLQDRPLQYLSYGQKKRVAIAGMLALQPKYLLLDEPTAGLDPKGRDQMAATMKKLVQAGTNIIVSSHDMDLMYDCCDYAYLLQKGHLIAEGSKFDFFQQGNLLVEAGLAVPWIVKLHQTIQTPLAENEAAFFEQLGGNVKWSNH, encoded by the coding sequence ATGTTACAAGTAAAGAATATTTCTTTTTCGTATGACGAAAATCCAACGCTGCACGATATTTCTATGGACTTCGAAGAGGGCCGGATTACTGGCATTCTGGGAGTCAACGGTTCAGGTAAGTCTACCATCATGAAAATCATCACCCGACTGCTCCAACCGCAGAAGGGCAGTGTTTTATATGATGGTCAGCCTGTAGGCGACTCTAAGAAGGCCTTGTTCCAGTATCGGCAGCATGTCAATATGGTCTTTCAGAATCCAGAGCAGCAGCTCTTTTATACCATTGTGAAGGACGATATTGGCATGGCCTTGGAAAACTTAGGCTATGAAGAAGACGAGATAACCAGCAGAGTGGCGACGGCTTTAGAGATGATGGACATTTCTCATCTGCAGGACAGACCGCTGCAGTATCTGAGCTATGGCCAGAAAAAGCGGGTGGCTATTGCTGGCATGCTGGCCCTGCAGCCCAAGTATCTGCTGCTTGATGAGCCTACGGCAGGATTGGATCCCAAAGGGCGGGACCAGATGGCAGCGACCATGAAAAAGCTGGTCCAGGCTGGGACCAACATCATCGTATCCAGCCATGACATGGATCTGATGTATGACTGCTGTGACTATGCCTACCTGCTGCAGAAGGGGCATTTGATTGCGGAGGGCAGCAAGTTTGATTTCTTCCAGCAGGGAAATCTGCTAGTAGAGGCAGGCTTGGCTGTGCCTTGGATTGTCAAGCTTCATCAGACTATCCAGACGCCACTGGCAGAAAATGAAGCTGCTTTCTTTGAGCAGCTAGGAGGAAATGTAAAATGGTCAAATCATTGA
- a CDS encoding uroporphyrinogen-III synthase — MVKKIIFTREQAPDSAWLEKIRQAGFETHHVPLIRCQSLPLPEAIQAVLPEADWVFFTSAVAVEAFSPYLKADYQIATIGPQTSQALDKLGRDCDFQASSHYGLDFIQEWLDLALPTQKILLPQSSLSNPSLAEKLKEAGHDVWAWPMYETTSNPAGQDQLETYLSQEDVIWTFASPSAWQSFCAIKPHLASSHQIAVIGQTTAQAVEESGYRVDYQPQSPSVEEMVKEIIKKEEKKHGIL, encoded by the coding sequence ATGGTTAAAAAAATAATCTTTACCAGAGAGCAGGCGCCGGACTCTGCCTGGCTAGAAAAGATCAGACAGGCAGGATTTGAGACGCACCATGTCCCTCTCATCCGCTGTCAGTCTCTGCCCTTGCCAGAAGCTATCCAAGCAGTTCTACCAGAAGCCGACTGGGTCTTTTTTACCAGTGCTGTCGCAGTAGAGGCTTTCAGTCCCTATCTGAAAGCGGACTACCAGATTGCGACCATTGGGCCGCAGACCAGTCAGGCGCTGGACAAGCTAGGCCGAGACTGTGATTTTCAGGCCAGTAGCCACTATGGTCTTGACTTTATTCAGGAGTGGCTGGATTTGGCTCTGCCGACGCAGAAGATTTTGCTGCCCCAGAGCAGCTTGTCCAATCCCAGTCTGGCTGAGAAGTTAAAAGAAGCAGGTCATGATGTCTGGGCTTGGCCTATGTACGAAACGACCTCAAATCCAGCTGGTCAGGACCAGCTCGAGACCTATCTGTCTCAGGAGGATGTGATTTGGACCTTTGCCAGTCCATCGGCTTGGCAGAGTTTTTGTGCTATTAAGCCCCATCTAGCGTCCAGCCATCAGATTGCAGTGATTGGCCAGACAACGGCTCAGGCGGTTGAGGAGTCCGGCTATAGGGTAGATTACCAGCCCCAGAGTCCTTCTGTTGAGGAAATGGTCAAGGAAATAATCAAGAAAGAAGAGAAGAAGCATGGAATTTTATAG
- a CDS encoding cob(I)yrinic acid a,c-diamide adenosyltransferase produces MRIYTKYGDKGFTRLYGGDRVSKTHIRVEAYGTMDELCSHLGYVVSEMRDYPILDDLRLECEEIQQHLFDCGSDLATPRELRPYKQEPANVSWLEERMDEYMHIPPKIDRFIIPGGHRIASLLHVARTMTRRLERRMVAVIEADEAVNEIGLIYINRLSDYFFVLARLVNDRLEEPDTVYKRSAKIFREKK; encoded by the coding sequence ATGAGAATTTATACGAAATACGGAGACAAAGGGTTTACTCGGCTCTACGGTGGGGATCGAGTATCCAAGACCCATATTCGAGTCGAAGCTTATGGAACGATGGATGAGCTATGCTCTCATCTAGGCTATGTCGTATCTGAGATGCGCGACTATCCTATCTTGGATGACCTACGTCTGGAATGCGAGGAAATCCAGCAGCATCTATTTGACTGCGGCAGCGACTTGGCTACGCCGCGGGAGTTACGCCCCTACAAGCAAGAACCAGCCAATGTCAGCTGGCTGGAGGAGCGGATGGATGAGTATATGCATATCCCTCCGAAAATCGACCGCTTTATCATTCCGGGCGGCCATCGGATTGCCAGTCTCCTGCATGTGGCCCGCACCATGACCAGACGTCTGGAGCGGCGTATGGTAGCTGTTATAGAGGCAGATGAAGCGGTCAATGAGATCGGCTTGATCTATATCAACCGTCTGTCGGATTACTTTTTTGTACTGGCTCGATTGGTCAATGACCGGCTCGAGGAGCCAGATACGGTCTACAAACGCAGCGCAAAAATCTTTCGGGAAAAGAAATAG
- the hemB gene encoding porphobilinogen synthase encodes MEFYRHRRLRRSSGLRQLVRETKLSVDDFIQPLFVKEGLTEKQEVASMPGVYQFSLEDLLPEVQECVNLGIRAFIVFGIPSEKDEIGSQASAENGIVQEAIRLIKKHFPETVVIADTCLCEFTSHGHCGILRGEEVDNDLSLTRLTEVAVSQARAGADVIAPSNAMDGFVAAIRQGLDAAGFEDIPIMSYAIKFASSFYGPFRDAGESAPAFGNRKTYQMDPANRLEALREAKSDEEQGADFLMVKPALAFLDILRELRQETRLPLVTYNVSGEYAMVKAAAQQGWINEKAIVMETLTSMKRAGADLIITYFAKDAAGYLKEG; translated from the coding sequence ATGGAATTTTATAGACATCGCAGGCTGAGAAGAAGCAGCGGTCTGCGGCAGCTGGTTAGAGAAACCAAGCTGTCTGTGGATGATTTTATCCAACCCTTGTTTGTCAAGGAAGGCTTGACTGAAAAGCAAGAAGTTGCCTCCATGCCGGGAGTTTATCAGTTCTCCCTCGAGGATTTGCTGCCAGAAGTTCAGGAATGTGTGAACTTGGGCATTCGGGCTTTTATCGTCTTTGGCATTCCGTCAGAAAAGGACGAAATAGGCAGCCAAGCTTCAGCTGAAAATGGCATTGTGCAGGAAGCTATCCGTTTGATCAAGAAGCATTTCCCTGAGACGGTCGTCATTGCAGACACCTGTCTCTGTGAGTTTACCAGTCACGGCCATTGCGGTATTTTGCGAGGGGAGGAAGTGGACAATGATCTGTCTCTGACTAGACTGACAGAAGTTGCTGTCAGCCAAGCCAGGGCTGGAGCAGATGTCATTGCGCCTTCCAATGCCATGGACGGTTTTGTGGCGGCTATCCGTCAGGGGCTTGATGCGGCGGGCTTTGAAGACATTCCCATCATGTCCTATGCGATTAAGTTTGCCTCTAGTTTTTATGGACCTTTCCGAGATGCTGGCGAGAGTGCTCCGGCCTTTGGCAACCGCAAGACCTATCAGATGGATCCGGCCAATCGCTTGGAAGCTCTTAGAGAAGCTAAGAGTGATGAGGAGCAGGGAGCAGACTTTCTTATGGTTAAGCCGGCTCTGGCCTTTCTGGATATCCTCAGAGAGCTACGCCAGGAAACCCGGCTGCCTCTGGTGACCTATAATGTCAGTGGAGAATACGCCATGGTCAAGGCAGCAGCTCAGCAGGGCTGGATCAATGAAAAAGCCATTGTCATGGAAACTTTGACCAGTATGAAGCGGGCTGGTGCAGACTTGATTATCACTTATTTTGCCAAAGATGCGGCTGGCTATCTGAAAGAAGGATAG
- a CDS encoding energy-coupling factor ABC transporter substrate-binding protein: MKKYKNIILILAAVAVTLAAFIFAPKGVEYSGTDDAAEKTISSIQKDYEPWFSPIFEPAGPEVESLLFTLQGSIGAGIIFYVIGYHKGKKQGQQKENSEHK; the protein is encoded by the coding sequence ATGAAAAAATACAAGAATATCATTTTAATCTTGGCTGCAGTAGCAGTCACTCTAGCTGCCTTTATCTTTGCACCTAAGGGTGTGGAATACAGTGGAACAGATGACGCTGCTGAAAAAACCATTAGCTCTATCCAAAAGGACTATGAGCCTTGGTTTTCACCAATCTTTGAGCCAGCAGGTCCGGAAGTAGAAAGTCTGCTCTTCACCCTGCAAGGCAGTATCGGAGCGGGTATCATCTTCTATGTCATTGGCTACCACAAAGGGAAAAAGCAAGGCCAACAAAAGGAAAACTCTGAACATAAATAA
- a CDS encoding CbiQ family ECF transporter T component, translating to MFAIDKYAYQNRLKNLPVAYKFVIYLLLLAASFSGVRSLQLGLIVLVAPLTCYVARLPWLRYLKWYLHASIFILISLLTFVLTYQNSQEQLLLALPLGQGYLGISQSSVQQTIFILLRIYSSLVSTYFFVLTVPFAQMLRLFKAMHVPRVLLDLIVLMYRFIFLVFYEFVTIRDTLDLKFSFYNKRKQHQAWGRLANTLFVKLLDDNQHLNEVLTLRFDAEHSE from the coding sequence TTGTTTGCGATTGATAAATATGCCTATCAAAATCGGCTGAAAAATCTGCCGGTTGCTTATAAATTTGTCATCTATCTGCTCTTGTTAGCTGCCAGCTTTTCTGGTGTCAGGAGTCTGCAGCTAGGACTTATCGTCTTGGTGGCGCCTCTGACTTGCTATGTGGCTCGGCTTCCGTGGCTGCGCTATCTGAAGTGGTATCTGCATGCCAGTATCTTTATCCTGATTAGTCTCTTGACCTTTGTCTTGACCTATCAGAACAGTCAGGAGCAGCTCTTGCTGGCCTTGCCTTTAGGTCAGGGCTATCTGGGCATCAGCCAATCTTCTGTTCAGCAGACCATTTTTATCCTCTTGCGCATCTATTCATCTTTGGTTTCGACTTATTTCTTTGTCCTGACGGTGCCTTTTGCTCAGATGCTGCGGCTTTTTAAAGCCATGCATGTGCCACGGGTACTGCTAGACTTGATTGTCCTCATGTATCGCTTTATTTTCCTGGTCTTCTATGAGTTTGTGACCATTCGGGATACCTTGGACTTGAAATTCTCCTTTTACAATAAAAGGAAGCAACACCAAGCTTGGGGCAGATTAGCCAATACTCTTTTTGTTAAATTGCTAGATGATAATCAGCATTTAAATGAAGTACTGACGCTAAGATTTGATGCAGAGCACAGTGAATAA
- a CDS encoding cobyric acid synthase, producing the protein MVKSLMVQGTASDAGKSIIAAGLCRIFKQDGLEVVPFKSQNMALNSFITKKGDEMGRAQVVQAEAAGKEPDVRMNPVLLKPTSDRKSQVVFLGRVLRDMDAVEYHEYKQQLLPKIKEVYEELGAENDIIVIEGAGSPAEINLNDRDIVNMGMAKLVDAPVILVADIDKGGVFASIYGTIELMPPEDRKRIKGVIINKFRGDVALLQSGIDMIEELTQVPVIGVVPYAQLDIDSEDSVALVQKSRRFDSRKSLDIAVVSLKRLSNFTDFHSLEIQPDVSVRYVQPGDAIGRPDLLILPGSKNTIEDMNYLRESGLEAEILECLEQGVRIFGICGGYQLLGQKISDPLHLESDLEEISGLGILETETVLQPVKRTTQVRALHEGQELEGYEIHMGETQLADRLEPFSIIKEQNGEATERPDGAVAYGGQVQGTYLHGVFDNLEWTRQYLNELRLAKGLEPLEDQLVSIKDFKDREYDKLADVLRQSLDMEQIYQIINREEK; encoded by the coding sequence ATGGTCAAATCATTGATGGTACAGGGAACTGCCTCAGATGCTGGGAAGAGCATTATTGCGGCAGGGCTCTGCCGGATTTTCAAGCAGGATGGCCTAGAAGTGGTGCCTTTTAAGTCGCAGAATATGGCGCTTAATTCCTTTATCACCAAAAAAGGAGATGAAATGGGCCGGGCTCAGGTCGTTCAGGCTGAGGCAGCTGGCAAAGAGCCGGATGTCCGCATGAATCCAGTCCTGCTCAAGCCCACCTCTGACCGCAAGTCCCAGGTTGTTTTTCTAGGCCGGGTACTGCGGGATATGGATGCTGTCGAATACCATGAATACAAGCAGCAGCTCCTGCCTAAGATTAAGGAAGTCTATGAGGAGCTAGGCGCTGAGAATGATATCATCGTCATTGAGGGTGCGGGCAGTCCAGCTGAAATCAATCTCAATGACCGAGACATTGTCAATATGGGCATGGCCAAGTTAGTTGATGCGCCAGTGATTTTAGTGGCGGATATTGATAAGGGCGGCGTCTTTGCCTCTATCTATGGAACGATTGAGCTCATGCCGCCTGAGGACCGCAAGCGGATCAAGGGTGTTATTATCAATAAATTCCGTGGCGATGTGGCCCTGCTGCAGTCCGGTATTGATATGATTGAGGAGCTGACCCAGGTGCCGGTTATCGGAGTCGTGCCTTATGCCCAGCTGGATATTGACAGCGAAGACAGTGTGGCATTGGTACAGAAAAGTCGGCGCTTTGATAGCAGAAAGAGTCTGGATATCGCAGTTGTCAGCCTCAAGCGCCTGTCCAACTTTACGGATTTTCACAGTCTGGAAATCCAGCCGGATGTTTCTGTCCGCTATGTCCAGCCTGGTGATGCGATTGGTCGACCGGACCTCTTGATTCTGCCGGGCAGCAAAAACACCATCGAAGACATGAACTATCTGAGAGAGTCTGGTCTTGAAGCTGAGATTCTCGAGTGTCTAGAGCAGGGCGTGCGAATCTTTGGTATCTGTGGCGGCTATCAGCTGCTGGGACAGAAGATTAGCGATCCGCTGCACCTAGAGTCTGACTTAGAAGAGATTAGCGGGCTGGGTATTTTAGAGACCGAGACGGTGCTTCAGCCGGTCAAGCGGACGACTCAGGTCAGAGCCCTGCATGAGGGACAAGAACTAGAGGGCTACGAGATTCACATGGGGGAAACCCAGCTGGCGGATCGTCTGGAGCCATTTTCCATCATCAAGGAGCAAAATGGTGAGGCAACCGAGCGTCCAGATGGAGCTGTGGCTTATGGCGGGCAGGTGCAAGGAACTTACCTTCATGGGGTCTTTGACAATCTAGAATGGACTCGTCAGTACCTGAATGAACTTCGTCTGGCTAAGGGCTTAGAACCGCTAGAGGACCAGCTTGTCAGTATCAAAGACTTTAAAGACAGAGAGTATGATAAGTTAGCAGACGTCCTGCGCCAGTCTTTGGACATGGAGCAGATTTATCAAATCATAAACAGAGAAGAAAAATGA
- the hemA gene encoding glutamyl-tRNA reductase — protein sequence MHLLYVGLTHRETPLPILEKAHFSDQEGLKALKLLKREKSILENIILSTCNRTELYLVVDQLHTGRYYSKHFLADWFQIPVKELEEYLVFREGDEALRHLLRVSIGLESKIVGESQVLGQLKQAFLTAQDAGTTGIVLNQAFKQALTFAKCMHDTYRINDRPISIGLTAIQELDRLGLDYSTKKVAVIGLGEIGQLVTKYALQRPFKSVMLLNRTVSKAQPFLTEDRVSAHGWDELEAVLADADVVFSAVKTEEYIIFPSMLKVDAVVFDLCLPRSCHPSSSLKLYNIENLTNQLEQYKAERQEIAGRIALEIDEELVKFADWRQQLGIIPLIQEIRDKALEAQASAMESLNRKIPDLTEREQKQISKHMKSIINQVLKEPILQLKELSVGEHSDYDIALIAKIFGLHRERGKDEGH from the coding sequence ATGCACCTATTATATGTGGGTTTGACCCATCGGGAAACGCCGCTGCCAATTTTGGAAAAAGCGCATTTCTCAGATCAGGAGGGGCTGAAAGCCCTAAAGCTCCTGAAAAGAGAAAAAAGTATCTTGGAAAATATCATCCTGTCCACCTGCAATCGGACCGAGCTCTATCTGGTGGTGGACCAGCTGCATACTGGCCGCTACTATTCCAAGCATTTTTTGGCGGACTGGTTTCAGATTCCTGTCAAGGAGCTGGAAGAGTATTTAGTCTTTCGTGAAGGGGATGAGGCCTTGCGGCATCTGCTGCGGGTCTCTATCGGATTGGAATCCAAGATTGTTGGTGAAAGTCAGGTCTTGGGCCAGCTCAAGCAGGCTTTCCTGACAGCGCAAGATGCTGGTACGACTGGAATTGTCCTCAATCAGGCTTTCAAGCAGGCGCTGACCTTTGCTAAGTGCATGCATGATACTTATCGGATCAATGACCGGCCTATTTCTATCGGCCTGACGGCTATCCAAGAATTGGACCGACTGGGGCTGGATTACAGCACTAAAAAGGTAGCTGTTATCGGTTTGGGAGAGATTGGTCAGCTGGTGACTAAGTATGCTCTACAGCGGCCTTTCAAGTCAGTTATGCTGCTCAATCGGACAGTCAGCAAGGCCCAGCCTTTTCTGACAGAGGACAGGGTATCTGCCCATGGCTGGGATGAGTTGGAGGCAGTGCTGGCGGATGCGGATGTGGTTTTTTCGGCAGTTAAAACGGAAGAATACATTATCTTTCCCTCTATGCTTAAGGTGGATGCGGTCGTGTTTGACCTCTGTCTGCCGCGTTCCTGCCATCCGAGCTCATCTCTGAAGCTCTATAATATCGAAAATCTGACCAATCAACTGGAGCAATATAAGGCAGAGCGGCAGGAGATTGCCGGTCGGATTGCCTTGGAGATTGATGAGGAGCTGGTCAAGTTTGCTGATTGGCGTCAGCAGCTGGGCATTATTCCTCTGATTCAGGAAATCAGGGATAAGGCTTTGGAAGCTCAAGCTTCGGCCATGGAAAGCCTTAATCGTAAGATTCCAGATTTGACAGAGCGGGAGCAAAAGCAGATTTCCAAGCACATGAAGAGTATTATCAACCAAGTCTTGAAGGAGCCAATCTTGCAGCTCAAAGAGCTGTCAGTCGGAGAGCATTCAGACTATGACATTGCCTTGATTGCCAAGATATTTGGCTTGCATAGAGAAAGGGGAAAAGATGAAGGTCATTAA
- a CDS encoding cobalt-factor II C(20)-methyltransferase, with the protein MAKFYGIGVGPGDSELVTIKASRLLEDLDILYTPEAKKGSKSFALGIAEPYLKEHLEIKQRHFPMVRSNSTKEVQWQAISAEIAEDVKSGKNVGFITLGDPMVYSTYSYLLALLEKEIDCQTIPGITSFCSMASELGQPLTMDEESLAVMPATASAEKIEAALELHDSIVLMKVANHLDTVLPLLEKLGLLQQTFMVSNSSTDKQQTLLGLDGITPETKLPYFTTFLVKKKIF; encoded by the coding sequence ATGGCGAAATTTTACGGAATTGGTGTGGGACCAGGTGATAGCGAGCTAGTCACTATCAAGGCCAGTCGGCTTTTGGAAGACTTAGATATTCTCTATACACCAGAGGCTAAGAAGGGGAGCAAGAGCTTTGCATTAGGCATTGCAGAACCCTATCTGAAAGAGCATCTGGAAATCAAGCAGCGGCATTTCCCTATGGTCCGTTCCAATTCGACCAAAGAAGTCCAGTGGCAGGCCATCTCTGCTGAAATCGCAGAGGATGTCAAGTCTGGCAAGAATGTAGGCTTTATCACACTGGGAGATCCCATGGTCTACAGCACTTACAGCTATCTGCTAGCCCTGCTGGAAAAGGAAATCGACTGTCAGACCATCCCTGGGATCACCTCTTTCTGCAGCATGGCTTCTGAGTTAGGTCAGCCCTTGACTATGGATGAGGAGTCTCTGGCGGTCATGCCAGCTACGGCTTCAGCTGAGAAGATTGAGGCGGCACTTGAGTTGCATGACTCGATTGTGCTGATGAAGGTGGCCAATCACCTAGATACTGTCCTGCCTCTGCTCGAAAAGCTCGGTCTCTTGCAGCAGACTTTCATGGTTAGCAATTCTTCGACAGATAAGCAGCAGACTCTGCTGGGTCTCGATGGAATCACACCAGAAACCAAGCTGCCTTATTTTACTACCTTCCTCGTGAAAAAGAAGATTTTTTAA